In one Candidatus Binatia bacterium genomic region, the following are encoded:
- a CDS encoding A/G-specific adenine glycosylase translates to MSAAGTATDRTDEARNRRLRRTLLAWWDAGHNDLPWRGRTDSYGIWISEAMAQQTRLAVVAPAWERFLKRFPDIESLAVANEDDVLALWSGLGYYSRARSLHRAARTLHASGATQFPTSWEEALSLPGVGDYTAAAVLSIAHQKPYAAVDGNVTRVLSRLDRLGVADHKREPYAGRAQTLLHPKRPGDWNEALMELGETHCRPRNPDCPACPWRSDCTAHQDGVVEQHPPPKARRKITREGIRVELIRDSESRLLLQKGNFQALPHLWLPPIQSIPAPLSRGDFRHAIVHRVFEVHVITREVTSRRLQKELRKDSDTAECRIFTPAELESIGRSSLLTKSLRQAGWA, encoded by the coding sequence ATGAGTGCCGCCGGGACGGCGACAGATCGAACGGACGAAGCACGCAATCGGCGTCTGCGGCGCACGCTTCTTGCGTGGTGGGATGCCGGCCATAACGACCTGCCCTGGAGAGGGCGCACGGATTCCTACGGAATCTGGATCTCCGAGGCCATGGCCCAGCAGACACGCCTGGCCGTCGTCGCACCCGCATGGGAGAGGTTCCTGAAACGCTTCCCGGATATCGAGAGCCTGGCGGTTGCCAACGAGGACGATGTGCTCGCTCTCTGGTCGGGTCTCGGCTACTACTCGCGCGCACGCTCGCTCCACCGCGCCGCTCGGACACTGCATGCCAGCGGTGCCACCCAGTTCCCCACAAGTTGGGAGGAGGCGCTAAGCCTGCCCGGCGTAGGCGATTATACCGCTGCCGCCGTGCTCTCCATCGCGCATCAGAAACCCTATGCCGCTGTCGATGGGAACGTGACCCGCGTTTTATCCAGATTGGATCGGCTAGGCGTTGCGGACCATAAGCGCGAGCCCTACGCGGGTCGGGCGCAAACTCTCCTTCACCCGAAACGCCCCGGGGACTGGAACGAAGCCTTGATGGAACTCGGCGAGACCCATTGCCGTCCCCGAAACCCCGATTGCCCCGCCTGCCCCTGGCGTTCGGACTGCACAGCCCATCAAGACGGGGTCGTGGAGCAACACCCGCCGCCAAAAGCACGGCGAAAGATCACCCGTGAAGGGATTCGAGTCGAACTGATCCGTGATTCCGAGAGCCGACTTCTCCTGCAAAAAGGAAACTTTCAGGCTCTCCCTCATCTATGGCTACCGCCGATCCAGTCGATACCAGCGCCGCTTTCCCGAGGTGACTTCCGGCACGCCATCGTGCATCGCGTCTTTGAGGTCCATGTGATCACGCGCGAGGTCACCTCTCGAAGACTCCAGAAAGAGTTGCGAAAGGATTCGGACACGGCGGAGTGCCGGATTTTCACTCCGGCAGAGCTCGAATCGATCGGTCGATCCTCTCTCCTCACAAAGTCTCTGCGACAGGCTGGGTGGGCTTGA
- a CDS encoding YceI family protein, which produces MIWKPFLVAMALASTSVGATLAHAECTYNLNADGVQAEWTAFKFTSKAPVSGNFADTTLEGPREAKTLTALAEGLSMKIVGKSVKTGNPGRDATVAGFFFAFMKDSGNITGKATKVEGDDTSGTVHIDITMNGETRDVPFAYTIGKDGTVAAKASIDILDFRMKPAYDQIHKACEGQHTGDDGISKTWTQVDLALRGNFTSNCG; this is translated from the coding sequence ATGATCTGGAAACCATTTCTCGTCGCCATGGCTCTCGCCAGCACTTCGGTGGGTGCAACGCTTGCTCATGCTGAGTGCACCTACAATCTGAATGCGGACGGCGTTCAGGCTGAATGGACGGCCTTCAAATTCACCAGCAAGGCTCCCGTCAGTGGGAATTTTGCCGACACCACGCTCGAAGGTCCGCGAGAAGCGAAGACTCTAACCGCCCTGGCCGAGGGGCTGTCGATGAAGATCGTCGGAAAATCCGTGAAAACGGGAAACCCCGGTCGTGATGCAACCGTCGCCGGCTTCTTCTTTGCGTTCATGAAAGACAGCGGCAATATCACCGGCAAGGCCACCAAGGTCGAAGGCGATGATACCAGCGGCACCGTTCATATCGACATCACCATGAACGGGGAAACCCGCGACGTTCCTTTTGCCTATACGATTGGCAAGGATGGCACCGTGGCCGCGAAGGCCTCGATCGATATTCTCGACTTTCGCATGAAGCCGGCGTACGACCAGATCCACAAGGCCTGTGAAGGGCAACATACCGGCGACGACGGCATCTCCAAGACGTGGACTCAGGTGGACCTCGCCTTGAGGGGAAACTTCACGTCCAACTGCGGCTGA
- a CDS encoding ROK family protein produces MSDECLGIDLGGTKIEGVRMGPAGRVLHRYRIPTNQEDGYEAILDRIRQVVSELEGSGGRLPLGIGTPGSISSRDGTLKNSNTQCLNGKRLHEDLQTLLERKIHLENDANCFALAESKLGAARNSAVVFGVILGTGVGGGIILGGKIWSGPQHIAGEWGHHKIDDRGHLCYCGGRGCVESRLSGPALSQSYREATGKASDAAGVLQDLRDGHSEAREVFSGWIQNFGRAMANVINILDPEVVVLGGGLSNIDEIYEMGPPAIAAHLFNDELCTPIMRNELGDSAGVLGAALLAKSTTNG; encoded by the coding sequence ATGAGCGATGAATGTCTGGGAATCGATCTGGGAGGCACCAAGATCGAAGGGGTCCGGATGGGGCCTGCTGGCCGCGTGCTTCATCGATACAGAATCCCGACGAATCAGGAGGACGGCTACGAAGCGATCCTTGACCGTATTCGGCAAGTCGTCAGCGAATTGGAAGGAAGCGGCGGGAGATTACCTCTCGGCATCGGGACTCCCGGTTCCATTTCAAGCCGGGATGGAACACTCAAGAACTCCAATACCCAATGTCTCAATGGCAAACGACTTCATGAGGATCTGCAAACCCTGCTGGAGCGCAAAATTCACCTCGAAAATGACGCGAACTGCTTTGCCCTCGCCGAATCCAAGTTGGGTGCCGCTCGAAATTCCGCGGTCGTCTTTGGCGTCATCCTGGGCACGGGTGTCGGTGGCGGAATCATTCTGGGAGGGAAAATCTGGAGCGGGCCGCAGCATATCGCCGGCGAGTGGGGGCATCATAAAATCGATGACCGTGGGCACCTATGCTACTGTGGCGGCCGCGGTTGCGTCGAATCGCGCTTGTCCGGCCCCGCGCTCTCTCAGTCGTACAGGGAGGCTACCGGCAAAGCATCCGATGCCGCGGGGGTCCTCCAGGATCTTCGCGATGGCCATTCTGAGGCAAGGGAGGTTTTTTCTGGCTGGATTCAGAATTTTGGCCGCGCGATGGCCAATGTCATCAACATTCTGGATCCGGAAGTCGTGGTGCTGGGTGGCGGGCTCTCCAATATCGACGAAATTTATGAAATGGGGCCGCCCGCAATCGCGGCCCATCTGTTCAATGACGAACTGTGCACCCCCATTATGCGAAACGAATTGGGAGATTCTGCCGGAGTGCTGGGAGCGGCCCTCCTCGCCAAGTCGACAACCAACGGCTAG
- a CDS encoding site-2 protease family protein produces the protein MNPPNHETVPPFPSVLRPPPLPAAAKAPRKSLWLHGLLFIATALTTTAAGAFQQGANPFTDPQSLALGVPFSFTLLLILFCHEMGHYSLARWHGIQTTLPYFIPGPPFLIGTFGAFIKMNGMPRNRAALFDVGAAGPWAGMVIALPAVAIGLSWSEILPRQIGAEAPFALGTSFLFDLMGTLVLGVDLDEVDVMLHPVAVAGWFGFFVTFLNLLPVGQLDGGHVAYALLGDRHRLVSRGFLVVLISLYFLPGGWNGWLLWALLLFFVLRVDHPDTVDRDTPLDRKRRALAWATVVIFFATFMPVPFVINETPTSPAEPRYERRYRGPQEKLLEVQLAPRPASRSIMGDR, from the coding sequence ATGAATCCCCCGAACCACGAAACCGTTCCCCCTTTCCCGTCAGTGCTGCGGCCCCCACCGCTTCCCGCCGCGGCAAAAGCCCCCCGAAAGTCCCTGTGGCTGCACGGGCTGCTATTCATCGCGACGGCGCTGACCACGACCGCTGCTGGCGCATTTCAACAAGGGGCCAACCCGTTCACTGATCCCCAGAGTCTGGCGTTGGGCGTCCCCTTCTCCTTCACCCTTCTGCTCATTCTCTTTTGTCATGAGATGGGTCACTACTCGCTGGCTCGCTGGCACGGCATTCAAACCACCTTGCCGTATTTCATTCCCGGACCACCGTTTCTGATTGGGACATTTGGAGCCTTCATCAAGATGAACGGGATGCCTCGCAACCGCGCCGCACTTTTCGACGTCGGTGCGGCCGGCCCATGGGCCGGGATGGTAATCGCACTGCCGGCGGTCGCCATAGGACTTTCATGGTCCGAGATTCTGCCTCGACAGATCGGGGCGGAGGCTCCCTTTGCTCTCGGCACATCTTTCCTCTTCGACCTGATGGGCACTCTGGTTCTCGGCGTCGACCTCGATGAGGTCGATGTCATGCTCCACCCGGTCGCAGTCGCTGGATGGTTCGGCTTCTTTGTCACCTTCCTGAACCTCCTGCCTGTCGGGCAACTCGATGGCGGTCATGTCGCCTACGCGCTCCTCGGAGACAGGCACCGACTGGTCTCACGCGGGTTTCTGGTCGTCCTGATCAGCCTCTACTTTCTTCCGGGAGGGTGGAACGGCTGGCTGCTCTGGGCCCTTCTGCTCTTTTTCGTTCTTCGCGTAGATCACCCGGATACAGTTGACCGGGACACACCTCTGGATCGAAAACGACGCGCGCTCGCCTGGGCGACAGTCGTCATCTTTTTTGCGACCTTCATGCCGGTTCCCTTCGTCATCAACGAAACGCCGACATCACCTGCAGAGCCCCGTTACGAGCGACGCTACAGAGGCCCCCAGGAAAAGCTCCTCGAAGTTCAGCTGGCACCGCGGCCTGCGAGCCGCAGTATCATGGGCGATCGTTAG
- a CDS encoding DUF4215 domain-containing protein codes for MKLTSLRRSLRFLAMFALMLFAGFGFSMTSFADPDSDRIPDVGGFLAPDDDVMKAELKALAAWGKLQKDLKTCLDKGAKNQSKGKDSGLDICTLRARAKFEARTSSLALPECWDRDALFAKSQEEAKAAFARMYCDENSPAPVCGDGTVDPWEECDDGNTSSGDCCASDCTFESAGSVCPADGNVCTDEVCDGSGQCLSQANIAPCDDGLFCTITDICAAGVCGGSGDPCAGGDTCNDQCDETGDTCAETGTACEDGLFCTGNDTCQSGTCTGGSDPCSAGDSCNNTCNEDLFHCFAPSGSDCVGGECDAAGMCLLDQGGTCNSDADCLIGGCIDGTCCESACDGGCEACSFSLTGVADGICAPVLAGTDPDDECRLPGGVDTCDGSGSCTFCGDGMLEIGEECDDGNFESGDCCSSSCQLENELPGCAPRPTILTPTHGDFTEAQSVLVEGQVDNIQWGNASLTIGGQSILLNPDMSFSTQVAISPDQVFQPIVAKLTRTSDGEEFNDRVVLIRGVAVPVGANIADGIGMRLTDTGLDSVEPAITNLVSIDPKELIPDGTCFLTNYCYQDTFLGCLGRVDICIIHTPTLPRIDGFSLDVDSQQDFVEGDIELTGLAVRAKVTNRTGVSVNCNIDISAQTTEIFGDYSLEPMPVLATKVDVVQQGGVAVATTGFSYSTSCSGFLGGIIEGLIGAFVTDMEALVRDGLQDFLNATDGSGNTPIAGAIETALDGIDLAGPIGEGLGLDLDTPFAGVLEDTLGITFPMDASILATAPDPEAPTFAGSLAVPTATPTWPDTVPGTQDSYGIALGFSPSTFNQFLSESVTSGLLRLTLSELDVGGTPVPINSTVLGAFLPAFNALPPLTPLEVRIAPTLSPVVTDTVGPDGEVATLYLPQLLIEIVQPTAGDAVRLAAAVDLELGLSLEAGEAGLDIQVGSPVTESINVVLLDNPLFVETVNVEALLPPMLELALPAFQGELGSFPLPSFFGLSLQPASDMVRYENYLTIFADLVSEGAPSPAFMDEEDNF; via the coding sequence CCATGACCTCGTTCGCGGATCCGGACTCGGATCGCATTCCGGATGTTGGGGGTTTTCTCGCGCCGGATGACGATGTGATGAAGGCGGAACTGAAGGCCCTGGCGGCCTGGGGCAAGCTGCAAAAGGATCTGAAAACTTGCCTCGATAAAGGGGCCAAGAATCAGTCGAAAGGCAAGGATTCAGGGCTAGATATCTGCACCTTGCGCGCTCGGGCCAAGTTTGAGGCACGGACGAGTTCGCTGGCCCTGCCGGAATGCTGGGATCGGGATGCCCTTTTTGCGAAGAGTCAGGAGGAAGCAAAAGCTGCCTTTGCGCGCATGTATTGCGACGAGAACTCGCCGGCACCGGTTTGTGGCGACGGAACCGTGGATCCCTGGGAAGAATGTGACGATGGGAATACATCCTCCGGAGATTGCTGCGCTTCAGATTGTACTTTCGAGTCTGCTGGGTCGGTATGCCCCGCCGACGGGAATGTCTGTACCGACGAAGTTTGTGACGGAAGCGGGCAATGCCTCTCCCAGGCTAATATCGCCCCGTGCGACGACGGTCTTTTTTGCACAATAACCGATATTTGTGCTGCAGGAGTCTGTGGTGGTTCGGGCGATCCGTGTGCCGGAGGCGATACGTGCAACGATCAATGCGATGAAACCGGGGATACCTGCGCGGAAACCGGAACAGCTTGCGAAGATGGCTTGTTCTGCACGGGCAACGATACCTGCCAGAGCGGTACATGCACAGGAGGCAGTGATCCCTGCAGTGCGGGGGATTCCTGCAACAACACCTGCAATGAAGATCTCTTTCATTGTTTTGCGCCGTCTGGTTCCGATTGCGTCGGAGGGGAATGCGATGCTGCCGGAATGTGTTTGCTGGACCAAGGTGGCACCTGCAACTCGGATGCTGACTGTCTGATCGGCGGCTGTATCGACGGAACTTGTTGTGAGTCGGCCTGCGACGGTGGTTGCGAAGCCTGCAGTTTCTCCTTGACCGGAGTGGCAGACGGGATTTGTGCCCCGGTGCTGGCCGGAACAGACCCCGATGATGAGTGCCGACTACCGGGCGGCGTCGATACCTGCGACGGCAGCGGTTCCTGCACATTTTGCGGCGACGGGATGCTGGAAATCGGAGAAGAATGTGATGACGGTAATTTTGAGTCAGGGGATTGTTGCAGCTCGAGTTGCCAACTCGAGAACGAGCTCCCCGGATGCGCCCCTCGTCCGACGATTCTGACACCGACCCACGGTGACTTTACCGAAGCGCAAAGCGTTCTGGTGGAGGGGCAGGTGGATAATATTCAGTGGGGAAACGCATCGCTGACCATTGGTGGTCAGTCGATCCTGCTCAACCCCGATATGTCCTTCTCGACACAGGTGGCGATTTCACCGGATCAGGTCTTCCAGCCGATCGTTGCCAAGTTGACGCGCACCAGTGATGGCGAGGAGTTCAATGACCGCGTGGTCTTGATTCGAGGTGTTGCTGTGCCCGTCGGCGCCAATATTGCTGATGGGATCGGGATGCGCCTGACCGATACCGGTCTGGATTCTGTCGAGCCGGCGATCACCAATCTTGTCAGTATCGATCCCAAGGAGCTCATCCCGGACGGAACCTGTTTCCTCACCAACTACTGTTATCAGGACACCTTTTTAGGCTGTCTGGGGCGGGTCGATATCTGTATCATCCACACGCCGACCTTGCCGCGTATCGATGGGTTCTCTCTGGACGTCGATTCGCAGCAGGACTTCGTTGAAGGCGATATTGAGCTCACTGGTTTGGCTGTGCGAGCCAAGGTGACCAACCGGACCGGAGTCAGCGTGAATTGCAATATTGATATCTCGGCCCAGACCACCGAAATTTTCGGAGACTATAGTCTCGAGCCAATGCCGGTACTGGCGACCAAAGTGGATGTCGTGCAACAGGGCGGGGTTGCGGTTGCGACCACTGGCTTCAGCTACTCGACCAGTTGTAGCGGTTTTCTTGGCGGGATTATCGAGGGTCTGATCGGTGCGTTTGTGACCGACATGGAGGCCTTGGTCCGGGATGGATTACAGGATTTCCTCAATGCGACCGACGGCAGCGGCAATACGCCGATTGCGGGTGCGATCGAGACGGCTCTGGACGGAATTGATCTGGCGGGCCCGATTGGAGAGGGCCTCGGATTGGATCTCGATACGCCTTTTGCGGGTGTGTTGGAGGATACGCTCGGGATCACCTTCCCCATGGACGCTTCGATTCTGGCGACGGCCCCGGATCCGGAAGCACCCACATTTGCCGGTTCGCTGGCAGTACCCACCGCGACGCCCACATGGCCGGATACGGTTCCCGGAACACAGGATTCCTATGGGATCGCGTTGGGGTTCAGTCCCTCCACCTTCAACCAATTCTTGTCCGAGAGTGTCACTTCGGGGCTGTTGCGCCTGACTCTCTCGGAATTGGATGTGGGGGGCACGCCCGTGCCGATCAATTCAACCGTCCTGGGAGCATTCCTGCCCGCCTTCAATGCCCTGCCGCCGCTGACGCCATTGGAGGTGCGGATCGCTCCGACGCTTTCCCCGGTGGTCACCGATACTGTGGGCCCGGATGGTGAGGTCGCGACCTTGTACCTGCCCCAGCTGTTGATCGAAATCGTGCAGCCAACTGCGGGAGACGCGGTTCGCCTTGCGGCCGCGGTCGACCTGGAACTCGGCTTGAGCCTTGAAGCCGGAGAAGCCGGTCTGGATATTCAGGTCGGTTCTCCTGTGACCGAGAGCATCAACGTTGTCTTGCTGGATAACCCGTTGTTTGTGGAAACGGTCAATGTCGAGGCTTTGTTGCCCCCGATGTTGGAGTTGGCCTTGCCGGCATTCCAGGGCGAACTCGGCAGTTTTCCGCTGCCCTCGTTCTTCGGCCTTTCTCTGCAACCGGCCTCGGACATGGTGCGCTACGAGAACTACCTCACGATATTCGCGGATCTGGTGTCGGAGGGAGCGCCGAGTCCAGCTTTCATGGACGAAGAGGATAATTTCTAG
- a CDS encoding D-sedoheptulose 7-phosphate isomerase has product MQDLIRAAFTESIRVKETFLNEHGETIESVARLCADALTNGHKLLFFGNGGSAADAQHLAAEFVNRFRMERRPLPALALTVDTSAITAIGNDYSFEEIFSKQVEALGQTGDIAIAISTSGNSPNVLRAIEACGDAGCFVVGLTGGDGGSMKNHVDFLLNVSASRETARIQETHILVGHMICELVDRILFPESD; this is encoded by the coding sequence ATGCAGGATCTTATTCGCGCCGCGTTCACCGAATCCATCCGGGTCAAAGAGACTTTTCTCAACGAGCATGGCGAGACGATCGAGAGCGTCGCCAGGCTCTGCGCCGATGCTCTGACCAATGGCCATAAATTGCTGTTTTTCGGCAATGGAGGCAGTGCCGCGGACGCCCAGCACCTTGCAGCAGAATTCGTCAACCGGTTCCGCATGGAACGGCGTCCGCTCCCCGCACTCGCCCTGACGGTCGACACTTCCGCGATCACGGCGATCGGCAACGACTACAGCTTCGAGGAGATCTTTTCCAAACAGGTCGAAGCTCTCGGCCAAACCGGCGACATCGCGATCGCAATTTCAACGAGCGGCAACTCGCCAAACGTTTTGCGCGCGATTGAGGCCTGCGGCGATGCTGGTTGTTTCGTTGTGGGCTTGACCGGGGGGGACGGAGGCTCGATGAAAAATCATGTTGATTTTCTGCTCAACGTCTCGGCCTCTCGCGAAACCGCGCGCATACAGGAAACCCATATTCTGGTCGGGCATATGATCTGCGAGCTTGTCGACCGAATTCTTTTCCCCGAGTCAGATTAG
- the uvrA gene encoding excinuclease ABC subunit UvrA, producing MQSEIEIRGARTHNLSGIDCAIPSRKLTVVTGVSGSGKSSLVFDTLYAEGQRRFVQSMSTYSRMFLERMERPDVDFISNIPPALALAQKNTIRNARSTVGTITEINDHLRLLFANAGETSCPDCGGRVLRDDPETGLAELRGLPKGQVVLVVAPVPVGEIPTEDLLVGLLKNGYRRLLIDGNLVRLEEDSQLGDLPIAAERPAAYLAGSDRPVRGRRKKKKVAVRKPRAVDKGGRFLPVVVDRLTVGKTRGARMREALEAGFALAEGRVSLFLEEEETTIELDRRFTCRPCGRAMPEPTPNLFSFNSPLGACPDCEGFGRIGGIDMSKVIPDTRRTLEDDALAIWATPANRRLHRWMLRTAREHGVRTDVPWAKLKASEQAFVMDGEEAGSKVGRERFFGLQGFFRWLERKRYKTHVRVLLARYRGYTPCTACAGSRLRPEALAVRIDGQSMADLAVQSIGDLLAWVESLELDSAASARGSRLLDDIRNRLRYLVEVGLEYLSLSRQARTLSGGEAQRIHLASALGASLTETLYCLDEPTIGLHSRDSERLLRVLGRLTDAGNTVVLVEHDPVLIEGAEFLIDLGPGGGSEGGQIVFAGPPAKLSEASSETGRMLRDRRADREARPKPGSRSFMTIKGARENNLRDLTVKIPRERLTCITGVSGSGKSTLMEQTLFHGYLRQQGQAAEPGECDALQGLEGFSEVVLMTQAPVGRSSRSNPATYLKAWDEVRKVFAATPAAKDAGIKPGAFSFNAAGGRCEECGGMGTVTLEMHFMADLTVDCEACGGRRFQRHVLDLRYRGVAIDEVLRMTIDAAAEFFATTPRVGRRLAPLRAVGLGYLTLGQPTSTLSGGEAQRMKLASFLDSGGDGGKRLFLFDEPTTGLHLRDVARLVGVLHELVAEGNTVVVVEHNTDFIAAADWVLDLGPGGGISGGSLVAEGSPLSLVRAGTGETAKALAPLFTDALTNDRP from the coding sequence GTGCAGAGTGAAATCGAAATCCGTGGGGCCCGAACGCATAACCTCTCGGGAATCGATTGCGCGATTCCGTCCCGAAAATTGACTGTGGTAACGGGGGTCTCGGGTTCCGGAAAATCGAGCCTCGTTTTTGATACGCTCTATGCGGAAGGTCAAAGGCGTTTTGTGCAATCGATGTCGACCTACTCGCGAATGTTTCTCGAACGTATGGAACGTCCCGACGTCGATTTTATTTCAAATATTCCACCCGCCCTTGCGTTGGCTCAGAAGAATACGATCCGGAACGCTCGCTCGACGGTCGGGACGATTACCGAGATCAACGACCATCTGCGTCTTCTCTTTGCCAATGCCGGTGAGACATCATGCCCCGACTGCGGCGGGCGTGTTCTGCGGGATGATCCTGAAACAGGCCTCGCGGAGTTACGCGGACTGCCGAAGGGACAGGTGGTGTTGGTGGTGGCACCTGTCCCGGTGGGCGAAATTCCCACGGAAGATCTGCTCGTCGGTTTGCTCAAGAATGGTTATCGCCGCCTCCTGATCGATGGAAATCTGGTGCGACTCGAGGAGGATTCTCAGCTGGGAGATTTGCCGATCGCAGCAGAGCGCCCGGCCGCTTATCTGGCTGGGAGCGATCGGCCGGTACGTGGGCGCCGCAAGAAGAAGAAAGTTGCCGTCCGAAAGCCGAGAGCGGTCGACAAGGGTGGAAGATTTCTTCCCGTCGTGGTGGATCGCCTGACGGTAGGCAAGACCAGAGGCGCCCGTATGCGCGAGGCACTCGAAGCAGGGTTCGCGTTGGCGGAGGGGCGGGTGTCGCTCTTTTTGGAAGAGGAGGAAACGACGATCGAACTTGATCGTCGCTTCACTTGTCGGCCCTGCGGACGCGCGATGCCGGAGCCGACGCCGAATCTTTTCTCCTTCAACAGTCCCCTCGGGGCCTGTCCGGATTGTGAAGGTTTCGGGCGCATCGGTGGGATCGATATGTCAAAGGTGATTCCCGATACCCGCCGTACACTCGAGGACGACGCGCTTGCGATTTGGGCGACGCCTGCCAACCGCCGATTGCATCGATGGATGCTGCGTACCGCACGTGAGCATGGAGTGCGCACGGACGTGCCGTGGGCGAAACTCAAGGCGTCCGAGCAGGCCTTCGTGATGGACGGCGAGGAGGCCGGAAGCAAGGTCGGCCGTGAGCGGTTTTTCGGACTGCAGGGATTTTTTCGATGGCTGGAGCGCAAGCGTTATAAAACCCATGTACGCGTGCTGCTGGCGCGCTATCGCGGCTATACGCCTTGCACAGCCTGCGCTGGCTCTCGATTGCGCCCGGAGGCGCTCGCGGTGCGAATCGATGGTCAGTCGATGGCGGACCTTGCCGTCCAGTCGATCGGGGACCTTCTCGCGTGGGTGGAATCTCTCGAGCTTGATTCGGCCGCGTCGGCGCGTGGGTCCCGGCTATTGGACGATATCCGTAATCGGCTCCGATACCTGGTGGAAGTCGGACTGGAATATTTAAGCCTTTCGCGGCAGGCGCGCACCTTGTCGGGCGGCGAGGCCCAGAGGATCCATCTCGCGAGTGCCCTGGGGGCTTCGCTGACCGAGACACTTTATTGTCTCGACGAGCCGACCATCGGTCTTCATTCTCGGGATTCCGAGCGCTTGTTGCGAGTTCTTGGACGTCTGACCGACGCCGGCAATACGGTCGTACTCGTCGAGCATGACCCGGTTCTGATCGAGGGTGCGGAGTTCCTGATCGATTTGGGCCCGGGTGGTGGGAGCGAGGGTGGCCAGATTGTGTTTGCGGGTCCTCCCGCGAAGTTGTCCGAGGCTTCCTCGGAGACAGGTCGCATGCTTCGGGACCGTCGTGCCGATCGCGAGGCAAGACCCAAGCCGGGATCCCGATCCTTCATGACCATCAAGGGTGCTCGGGAGAATAATTTACGTGACCTGACAGTGAAGATACCGAGGGAAAGACTGACCTGCATCACGGGTGTGTCCGGATCCGGGAAATCGACGCTTATGGAACAAACTCTGTTCCACGGATACTTGCGGCAACAGGGACAGGCGGCAGAACCCGGCGAGTGCGATGCCTTACAGGGTTTGGAAGGATTTTCCGAGGTTGTCTTGATGACGCAAGCCCCGGTCGGGCGTTCCTCGCGATCGAATCCGGCAACCTATCTCAAGGCCTGGGACGAAGTTCGGAAGGTATTCGCCGCGACACCGGCGGCGAAGGACGCCGGTATCAAGCCGGGTGCATTTTCCTTCAACGCGGCCGGTGGGCGCTGTGAAGAATGCGGCGGCATGGGCACAGTGACGCTGGAGATGCATTTCATGGCGGACTTGACCGTGGATTGCGAAGCTTGTGGAGGGCGACGATTCCAAAGGCACGTTCTGGACCTCCGCTATCGCGGAGTAGCGATAGACGAAGTATTGCGCATGACGATCGACGCGGCTGCGGAGTTTTTTGCGACGACCCCGCGAGTCGGGCGTCGTTTGGCACCGCTGCGAGCTGTCGGCCTCGGCTATCTGACGCTGGGTCAGCCGACATCCACGTTGTCCGGCGGCGAAGCTCAGAGAATGAAATTGGCCAGTTTCCTCGATTCCGGTGGTGACGGGGGCAAGCGACTTTTTCTCTTCGATGAGCCGACAACCGGTCTCCACCTTAGGGATGTGGCTCGGCTCGTAGGTGTTCTGCACGAACTCGTCGCCGAGGGGAATACGGTCGTGGTTGTAGAGCATAATACCGACTTCATCGCGGCCGCCGATTGGGTGCTCGATTTAGGGCCAGGCGGTGGAATCTCCGGTGGCTCGCTTGTTGCGGAGGGCTCCCCCTTGTCGCTGGTCCGGGCGGGCACGGGTGAGACGGCAAAGGCTCTGGCCCCCCTGTTCACGGATGCGCTGACTAACGATCGCCCATGA
- the pgeF gene encoding peptidoglycan editing factor PgeF gives MIKDRQLDRWNSRGILHGFSGPEAPPTTKPLPVRVQQVHGNHCLEVSAETPSPAGESDALISLTPGVAVAIATADCVPILLSNRSADAVAAIHAGWRGTLQNIAAVVVGSLGERGIDPQDLEAAIGPAIGPCCFEVESEFEARFVDTLGDETRQHWQPGREGHGALDLPGLNRMLLTRAGVPEDAIHQVGPCTFCGGDAFASYRRDGEAAGRQISWIRAAR, from the coding sequence GTGATTAAGGATCGGCAACTTGACCGCTGGAATTCACGCGGGATTCTCCATGGGTTTTCGGGCCCCGAAGCTCCTCCGACGACCAAACCATTGCCAGTGCGCGTCCAGCAGGTCCATGGCAACCATTGCCTCGAGGTATCCGCAGAAACACCCTCGCCGGCCGGCGAAAGCGATGCCCTGATCAGCCTGACTCCGGGGGTAGCCGTCGCCATCGCCACCGCCGATTGCGTTCCCATTTTATTAAGCAACAGGAGCGCAGATGCGGTCGCCGCCATTCACGCAGGTTGGCGGGGTACTCTCCAGAATATCGCTGCCGTGGTGGTAGGGTCTCTCGGAGAGCGAGGCATCGATCCGCAGGACCTTGAAGCGGCCATCGGACCCGCGATCGGTCCTTGCTGTTTTGAAGTCGAGAGCGAATTCGAAGCGCGATTCGTAGATACCCTCGGAGACGAGACTCGCCAACACTGGCAACCGGGCCGAGAAGGACATGGGGCTTTGGACTTGCCGGGTCTCAACCGGATGCTGCTGACTCGCGCGGGCGTTCCGGAGGATGCAATCCATCAGGTCGGCCCTTGTACTTTTTGCGGCGGCGACGCCTTCGCCTCTTATCGTCGCGATGGTGAGGCAGCCGGGCGACAAATCAGCTGGATTCGGGCAGCCAGATGA